A region of Mesorhizobium sp. M3A.F.Ca.ET.080.04.2.1 DNA encodes the following proteins:
- a CDS encoding tetratricopeptide repeat protein, translating into MRQDWLGNTVTTSSDATVAGINDFVEGFLAYENKAASILKAVEEEPDSCLANAYAAMFYMFLESKDAPGLARPFIEKAQAAAAGASRREQMTTAIVRAWVDGDVAKTIKLSHQALEEFPRDLAIVKQAQYHHFNLGNCAGMLAVAEQVIDHNADIPYMHGLAAFGYEQCHLLKDAEASAWKAVEMKRKEPWAHHALAHVMITQGRINEGVEFLTDVSKTWVDLNSFMLTHNWWHLSLNYINLGRYQDALRLYDERIWGVWKEYSQDQIGAVSLLMRLELVGADVGNRWQELGTYLKPRVDDFVQPFLTMQYVYGLARAGLPEADQLMQNLRAFSAKTPALTREAWGDVCIVACEGLLAHARGDFETAFRKMTLAIPRILEIGGSHAQRALFHQILLDSTIKTGRYSQAQQMLEAERAYDPNSVPANTALVNVYQNLGLNREAAKAQARISTIN; encoded by the coding sequence ATGCGCCAGGATTGGCTCGGAAACACCGTCACGACCAGCTCGGATGCGACGGTTGCCGGCATCAACGACTTTGTCGAAGGCTTCCTGGCCTATGAGAACAAGGCCGCCAGCATCCTCAAGGCGGTCGAGGAAGAGCCCGACAGCTGCCTCGCAAACGCCTATGCGGCGATGTTCTACATGTTTCTTGAAAGCAAGGACGCTCCCGGCCTTGCCCGCCCCTTCATCGAGAAGGCGCAAGCCGCGGCAGCCGGCGCCAGCCGGCGCGAGCAGATGACGACCGCCATCGTCCGCGCCTGGGTCGACGGCGATGTCGCAAAAACCATCAAGCTATCGCATCAGGCGTTGGAGGAGTTTCCCCGCGACCTCGCCATCGTCAAGCAGGCGCAGTACCATCATTTCAATCTCGGCAATTGCGCGGGAATGCTGGCGGTGGCCGAGCAGGTGATCGACCACAATGCCGACATCCCCTACATGCACGGCCTCGCCGCCTTCGGCTATGAGCAGTGCCATCTGCTGAAGGACGCGGAAGCCTCGGCCTGGAAAGCCGTCGAGATGAAGCGCAAGGAGCCTTGGGCTCACCATGCGCTGGCGCATGTGATGATCACGCAGGGGCGCATAAACGAGGGCGTCGAGTTCCTGACCGATGTCAGCAAGACCTGGGTCGACCTCAACTCCTTCATGCTGACCCACAATTGGTGGCACCTGTCGCTCAACTACATCAATCTCGGCCGCTACCAGGACGCGCTCAGGCTCTATGACGAGCGTATCTGGGGCGTGTGGAAGGAATATTCCCAGGATCAGATCGGCGCGGTCTCGCTGCTGATGCGGCTGGAGCTGGTGGGCGCCGACGTCGGCAATCGCTGGCAGGAGCTCGGTACCTATCTCAAGCCGCGTGTCGACGACTTCGTGCAGCCGTTCCTGACCATGCAGTATGTCTACGGGCTGGCCCGGGCCGGGTTGCCCGAGGCCGACCAGCTGATGCAGAACCTGCGTGCCTTCTCGGCCAAGACCCCGGCGCTCACCCGCGAGGCGTGGGGCGATGTCTGCATCGTCGCCTGCGAGGGCCTGCTTGCCCATGCCCGTGGTGACTTCGAGACTGCCTTCCGCAAGATGACCCTGGCCATCCCGCGCATCCTCGAGATCGGCGGCAGCCACGCGCAAAGGGCGCTGTTCCACCAGATACTGCTCGACAGCACGATCAAGACCGGTCGCTACTCCCAAGCCCAGCAGATGCTGGAAGCCGAGCGCGCATACGACCCCAACTCGGTGCCGGCCAACACAGCCCTGGTCAACGTCTACCAGAACCTCGGCCTCAACCGCGAAGCCGCAAAAGCCCAGGCCCGGATCTCTACGATAAATTAG
- the rnk gene encoding nucleoside diphosphate kinase regulator, with translation MLHNTKTRRKPNIRISQSDYARLSALATTVAARNPVASDELLAELERARVVADGWVSAGTVRMGSTVTFKPDTGDRKTVTLVYPGEANISEGKVSILTPIGTALIGLSAGQSIMWTARDGRRHELLVLGVNHPTPEDDSPDRLAPSSAIAASL, from the coding sequence ATGCTGCACAATACAAAAACTCGGCGTAAGCCGAACATCCGCATCTCGCAGTCGGATTACGCACGTCTGTCGGCGCTGGCGACCACTGTGGCCGCACGAAACCCAGTTGCGTCCGATGAACTGCTTGCCGAACTCGAGCGTGCGCGCGTCGTCGCCGATGGCTGGGTCTCTGCCGGCACTGTCCGGATGGGCTCGACTGTGACGTTCAAGCCCGACACAGGCGATCGGAAAACGGTCACGCTCGTTTATCCGGGCGAAGCGAACATTTCTGAGGGGAAGGTTTCAATCCTGACGCCTATCGGCACGGCCCTGATCGGCCTCTCGGCTGGACAGTCGATCATGTGGACCGCCCGAGACGGACGCCGGCACGAACTGTTGGTGCTTGGTGTGAACCATCCCACCCCGGAAGACGATAGCCCCGACCGCCTCGCACCTTCGTCTGCGATCGCGGCGAGCCTCTAA
- a CDS encoding amidase yields MTSIAVQQTGTQPDAQALTAGFESGAVSPVDACAAALDRIERINPSINAFSQVLPGPALSAAEASAKRWKAGKPLSCIDGVPCTVKDLLLSKDWAASFGSHVFDSRAPADFDAPAVARLKEAGAVILGLTTSPEMGWKAVTDSPRFGVTRNPWDTTKTAGGSSGGAAAAAAADLGSLHVGTDGGGSIRIPAAFCGIVGLKPSFGRVPAYPASPFGTVAHTGPMTRTVRDAALMLSILSKSDSRDWHALKPDGLNYHDNLTADLAGKRIAFSANLGHLDVDPEIVAIFRETIDVFRELGAILEEVDPPLGPCQAIFNTLWFAGAAYRMRSVPDEERDRIDPGLREVAVEGARISLHEFQKATLDRSEMGARMRAFHQRYSLLLTPATTVVAFDAGQEVPNPAEGARWTDWAGFSYPFNLTQQPACSVPCGWSSSGLPIGLQIVGPNFADLEVLQAAYSLEQARPGRQTELNAA; encoded by the coding sequence ATGACCAGTATAGCTGTTCAACAGACCGGCACGCAGCCGGATGCCCAAGCATTGACCGCCGGTTTTGAGAGTGGCGCGGTAAGTCCGGTTGACGCGTGTGCGGCTGCTCTCGATCGCATTGAGCGCATCAATCCATCAATCAATGCGTTCTCCCAGGTGCTGCCAGGGCCGGCCCTTTCCGCGGCCGAGGCATCCGCGAAGCGCTGGAAGGCAGGCAAGCCGCTCTCCTGCATTGACGGCGTCCCTTGCACCGTCAAGGATTTGCTATTGTCCAAGGATTGGGCCGCCAGTTTTGGCAGCCACGTCTTTGACAGCCGGGCACCTGCAGATTTCGACGCTCCGGCCGTGGCCCGGCTGAAAGAGGCCGGCGCGGTTATCCTCGGCCTGACCACTTCGCCGGAAATGGGCTGGAAGGCGGTGACGGATTCCCCCCGCTTCGGTGTCACCCGCAATCCGTGGGACACGACCAAGACCGCCGGTGGCAGCAGCGGCGGTGCCGCCGCGGCCGCGGCCGCCGATCTCGGCAGCCTGCACGTCGGTACCGATGGCGGCGGATCGATCAGGATTCCGGCCGCCTTCTGCGGGATCGTTGGCCTGAAGCCGAGCTTTGGGCGTGTGCCTGCCTATCCGGCAAGCCCCTTCGGTACCGTCGCTCATACTGGCCCAATGACCCGCACGGTGCGTGACGCCGCGCTTATGTTGAGCATCCTATCCAAGTCCGACAGTCGCGATTGGCACGCCCTGAAGCCGGATGGGCTGAATTACCACGATAATCTCACCGCAGACCTCGCAGGCAAACGCATTGCTTTCAGCGCCAATCTTGGCCACCTCGATGTCGACCCCGAAATTGTCGCCATCTTTCGCGAGACGATCGATGTGTTCCGCGAATTGGGCGCGATTCTCGAAGAAGTCGATCCGCCTCTCGGACCGTGCCAAGCCATTTTCAACACGTTGTGGTTTGCAGGTGCAGCCTACCGCATGCGTTCAGTGCCCGACGAAGAGCGCGACAGGATCGATCCCGGTCTTCGCGAGGTTGCCGTCGAAGGGGCTCGCATCTCCCTGCACGAGTTCCAGAAGGCTACCCTGGATCGATCGGAGATGGGAGCCAGAATGCGTGCCTTCCATCAGCGCTACAGCCTGTTGTTGACGCCGGCAACCACGGTGGTCGCTTTCGATGCTGGGCAAGAAGTTCCCAATCCGGCCGAAGGCGCACGTTGGACAGACTGGGCAGGCTTCAGCTATCCGTTTAACCTTACACAGCAGCCTGCCTGCTCAGTGCCTTGCGGGTGGTCATCATCGGGACTGCCGATCGGCTTGCAAATCGTCGGTCCGAATTTCGCCGATCTCGAGGTGCTGCAGGCCGCCTATTCGCTCGAGCAGGCTCGACCTGGAAGGCAAACGGAATTAAATGCCGCATAA
- a CDS encoding LysR substrate-binding domain-containing protein has translation MKFSLRQLSYVRAAARHRSIATAAKQLSISQSSIWAAIDSFESSFSIRLFVRQPSKGLVLTPTGKTLLERIEYLLQQAETLDAELLGISAQVRGELHIGCFAPIAPLTLPSILQGMTVRYPDLRIQVLEGDLPFVNSLLDAGTVDVILSYDLGLPSGVLFEKLGQARPHAIFASDHPLASQDRISLRDLGSEPMILLDLPESRTYFDLLFKIAEMSPNIIYRTGSYETVRSFVSAGLGFSILNLRPQIDHAYTGKQVACVPFAEALPMPSIGVGLRPNDYPSPALKEFVRECRRFFTPERCNRLFVT, from the coding sequence ATGAAATTCAGCCTCCGGCAGCTCAGTTACGTGCGGGCAGCTGCCAGACATCGCTCTATTGCAACCGCCGCAAAACAGCTGAGCATTTCCCAGAGTTCGATCTGGGCGGCGATCGACAGTTTCGAATCGTCCTTTTCGATTCGATTGTTTGTTCGCCAGCCCAGCAAGGGGCTCGTGCTGACTCCCACCGGCAAGACCTTGCTTGAGCGGATCGAGTACCTTTTGCAGCAGGCCGAGACACTCGATGCCGAGCTTCTCGGCATTTCGGCACAGGTTCGTGGCGAATTGCATATCGGATGCTTTGCTCCCATAGCGCCGCTTACCCTGCCTTCGATCCTTCAGGGGATGACAGTGCGCTACCCGGATCTGAGGATCCAGGTTCTCGAGGGAGATCTGCCCTTCGTGAATTCACTGCTTGATGCCGGGACTGTGGACGTGATCCTCAGCTATGACCTCGGCTTGCCCAGCGGTGTCCTCTTCGAGAAGCTGGGCCAGGCCAGGCCACATGCCATTTTTGCCAGCGATCATCCGCTGGCCTCTCAAGATCGGATCTCGCTGCGGGACCTCGGGTCGGAACCCATGATCCTTCTCGATCTGCCGGAGTCGCGCACCTATTTCGACCTTTTGTTCAAGATAGCCGAGATGTCCCCGAACATCATCTATCGGACGGGAAGCTATGAGACGGTGCGAAGCTTCGTATCCGCAGGCCTGGGCTTTTCGATCCTGAACCTGCGACCTCAGATCGACCATGCCTACACAGGAAAGCAGGTCGCTTGCGTGCCGTTTGCGGAAGCGCTGCCGATGCCCTCCATCGGGGTCGGCTTGCGGCCGAACGATTACCCCTCGCCGGCGCTTAAGGAGTTCGTGCGGGAATGCCGGCGTTTCTTTACGCCTGAGCGGTGTAACAGGCTCTTCGTGACCTGA
- a CDS encoding LysR substrate-binding domain-containing protein, producing MTRLRTLLDDRLFIPAPNGRGVLPTPRAEALIPLVAGVLRQIRAILEPATFDPVSSDRVFTLALEENPAIMLGPSLVQRARAGAPNLRLRLAVPNRKQIPTLLESGDVDIFVGIATGAENAWIGRRLFDDDFATAQRKGHPRGRGPLDLDAFCGAAHLLVSSEGNPFSGFIDRALGAIGRSRLVAMSVQSYAVAPTIVAGSDLLCTLPTRMLRHFDASLDLFAPPISLKTIGISAYWHPRHQEDPGHQWLRAQLFAAAGSVELN from the coding sequence TTGACCCGGCTGCGCACCCTGCTCGATGATCGCCTTTTCATCCCTGCGCCTAACGGGCGCGGTGTACTTCCCACGCCCCGGGCAGAAGCACTCATTCCGTTGGTTGCGGGCGTGCTACGCCAGATCAGAGCTATATTGGAACCGGCGACGTTTGACCCGGTGAGCAGCGACCGGGTGTTCACGCTAGCACTGGAAGAGAACCCGGCAATCATGCTTGGTCCGAGCCTAGTCCAGCGTGCTCGAGCAGGCGCGCCCAACCTTCGACTACGACTTGCTGTGCCGAACCGGAAGCAAATCCCGACCCTGCTCGAAAGTGGCGACGTCGATATCTTTGTGGGCATTGCAACGGGGGCGGAGAATGCCTGGATTGGGCGGAGGCTGTTTGACGACGATTTCGCCACTGCCCAGCGCAAAGGCCACCCTCGTGGGAGGGGGCCGCTCGATCTCGATGCGTTTTGCGGTGCCGCGCATCTGCTCGTTTCATCCGAGGGGAATCCGTTTTCCGGATTCATCGACAGGGCCTTAGGCGCGATCGGCCGCTCGCGCCTGGTCGCGATGTCAGTGCAAAGTTATGCAGTGGCGCCGACGATCGTCGCGGGAAGCGATCTCCTCTGCACCCTGCCGACAAGAATGCTTCGGCATTTCGATGCATCGCTCGATCTCTTCGCACCCCCGATTTCACTGAAAACTATCGGGATCAGCGCCTACTGGCATCCCAGGCATCAGGAAGATCCGGGCCATCAATGGCTGCGCGCGCAACTCTTTGCTGCGGCTGGCTCGGTTGAACTCAACTAG
- a CDS encoding PLP-dependent aminotransferase family protein has translation MSKKWFNAWTDDLYLADDALLIEQIRTKVLTKRGIFARPEEILITLGSQNALYLLGAVLIRPGTQIAMENPGYYAARDIFAMAGANIQAVPVDHEGLDLDQLGSAELVFATPSHQFPTNATLSLERRYRLLAWAENTDALIIEDDYEVETDFSGDATMPMKALDRSSRVIYVGSFSKSLMPGLRLGFVVADSRLIAELRRLRGLMMRHPPSNNQRTVALFLALGHHDAYLSRMKRVYAERWHELSSGLDADFPGWKRQTKFGGSSFWLEGPKGFSASQLAQKALGAGVVIEPGNALFHGGSSNDRFFRMAFSSIPKERIRPGIARLREIAETLV, from the coding sequence ATGAGCAAGAAATGGTTCAATGCCTGGACCGACGATCTCTATCTGGCCGATGATGCTTTGTTGATAGAGCAGATCCGGACCAAGGTTCTGACCAAGCGCGGCATCTTTGCACGGCCCGAGGAAATCCTGATCACGCTCGGATCGCAAAATGCGCTTTATCTGCTCGGTGCCGTGCTGATTAGACCCGGCACTCAGATCGCGATGGAGAACCCCGGTTACTATGCCGCGAGGGACATCTTTGCGATGGCTGGGGCCAACATCCAGGCCGTCCCGGTGGACCATGAAGGTTTGGACCTCGATCAGCTCGGCTCGGCGGAACTTGTTTTCGCCACACCCAGCCATCAGTTCCCGACCAATGCGACCCTCAGCCTCGAGCGGCGCTATCGCTTGCTTGCATGGGCCGAAAACACCGACGCCCTCATTATTGAGGACGACTATGAGGTCGAGACCGATTTCAGCGGCGATGCCACGATGCCGATGAAGGCGCTCGACCGCAGTTCCCGGGTGATCTATGTCGGCAGCTTTTCCAAGTCGCTGATGCCAGGGCTGCGACTTGGCTTTGTGGTTGCGGACAGCCGTTTGATTGCCGAGCTGCGGCGCTTGCGCGGACTGATGATGCGCCATCCTCCCAGCAACAATCAGCGCACCGTCGCTCTCTTTCTCGCGCTCGGGCATCACGATGCCTATCTCTCGCGCATGAAGCGCGTCTATGCGGAGCGCTGGCATGAACTGTCGTCAGGTTTGGACGCCGACTTCCCTGGATGGAAGCGCCAGACCAAGTTTGGCGGTTCATCCTTCTGGCTCGAGGGACCGAAAGGTTTTTCCGCCAGCCAGCTGGCGCAGAAAGCGCTCGGCGCCGGGGTCGTGATCGAACCGGGCAACGCTCTTTTTCACGGCGGCTCGTCCAACGATCGCTTCTTCCGCATGGCCTTTTCCTCCATCCCGAAGGAACGAATCCGGCCCGGAATAGCCCGGCTGAGGGAGATCGCGGAGACCCTCGTCTGA
- a CDS encoding nucleoside-diphosphate kinase produces MPNIDTCQLTTKDYTILEVIRERHPIRDETFSAILQRKISSAIVMFRDDIPANVVTLSSRVAYRVNDGPAETRIVAHDQMRGLVGMLLPITNPRGLALLGLAEGQSMSIPTVDGSLETLTVHEVVYQPEAARRERLKLAGVTAPGSHRLGGPGLRIVHRSDEPDGGAQNKVAAAFDTGFDDPGPSAA; encoded by the coding sequence ATGCCCAATATCGACACTTGCCAGCTGACCACCAAGGACTACACCATTCTTGAGGTGATCCGGGAGCGCCATCCAATCCGCGATGAAACCTTCTCGGCCATTCTCCAGCGGAAGATTTCGAGCGCAATTGTGATGTTTCGCGATGACATCCCGGCAAACGTCGTGACACTCAGCAGCCGGGTGGCCTATCGGGTGAACGACGGCCCTGCCGAAACCCGCATCGTCGCACATGACCAGATGCGCGGTCTGGTTGGCATGCTTTTGCCTATCACCAATCCGCGAGGCTTGGCGTTGCTCGGTCTGGCCGAGGGCCAGTCGATGTCTATTCCGACAGTGGACGGCAGCCTTGAAACGCTGACGGTGCATGAAGTGGTTTATCAGCCAGAAGCCGCAAGGCGCGAGAGGCTGAAGCTGGCGGGAGTTACCGCGCCCGGCTCGCACCGACTGGGCGGGCCGGGTCTGCGCATTGTCCATCGTTCCGATGAGCCCGATGGTGGAGCTCAGAACAAGGTTGCGGCGGCCTTCGACACCGGGTTCGACGACCCCGGGCCGTCGGCCGCCTGA
- a CDS encoding CoA-acylating methylmalonate-semialdehyde dehydrogenase, which translates to MTTIGHFVSGKRVDGKGERMSQVFNPATGEQIATVQLASKAEVNAIVKVAWEAQSAWGATPPAKRAQVMFRFRDLLNQHIDELAKMLSAEHGKTIPDAKGEIARGIEVVEFVCGIPQLLKGEYSEQVASGVDTFAIRQPVGVVAGITPFNFPAMVPLWMYPVSIACGNTFVLKPSERDPSVPLRIAELFHEAGLPAGVFNVVNGDKEAVDALLDHPLVDAVSFVGSTAIGQYIYSRGTANGKRVQALCGAKNHMVIMPDADMDQAVDALMGAGYDSAGERCMAISVAVPVGAETADRLIAKLTPKVQSLNVAPYTDPNSDMGPVISREALDRIKGYIAEGEAAGAKLVVDGRNLKLQGYEGGYFLGGCLFDNVTTDMSIYKNEIFGPVVSVVRAKGYAEAVDMINSHEYGNGTAIFTRDGDTARDFFSRVKIGMVGVNVPIPVPVAYHSFGGWKRSLFGDHHIHGMEGVRFNTRLKTMTTRWPSGIREGAVFNFHSGSDTKA; encoded by the coding sequence ATGACGACGATTGGCCATTTCGTGAGTGGCAAGCGGGTGGATGGCAAGGGCGAGCGCATGTCCCAGGTGTTCAATCCCGCTACCGGCGAGCAGATCGCGACCGTACAGCTGGCCAGCAAGGCCGAGGTCAACGCCATTGTGAAGGTGGCGTGGGAAGCCCAGTCGGCCTGGGGCGCCACGCCACCGGCAAAACGTGCGCAGGTGATGTTTCGTTTCCGCGACCTGCTCAACCAGCATATCGACGAGCTGGCAAAAATGCTTTCGGCCGAACATGGCAAGACCATTCCCGACGCGAAGGGCGAGATCGCGCGCGGGATCGAAGTCGTCGAATTTGTCTGCGGCATCCCACAGCTGTTGAAGGGCGAGTACTCCGAGCAGGTCGCAAGCGGAGTGGACACTTTTGCGATCCGTCAGCCGGTTGGGGTCGTTGCCGGCATCACGCCATTCAATTTCCCTGCCATGGTGCCGCTTTGGATGTATCCGGTGTCGATCGCGTGTGGAAACACGTTCGTGCTGAAACCTTCAGAGCGCGACCCTTCCGTCCCTCTTCGAATTGCCGAACTGTTCCATGAAGCCGGTCTTCCGGCAGGCGTGTTCAACGTCGTCAATGGCGACAAGGAAGCCGTTGATGCTCTGCTTGACCATCCACTTGTCGACGCGGTCAGCTTCGTAGGTTCGACCGCTATCGGCCAGTACATCTATTCCCGCGGCACCGCGAACGGGAAGCGCGTTCAGGCGCTGTGCGGTGCTAAGAACCACATGGTCATCATGCCCGATGCGGACATGGATCAGGCGGTCGACGCGCTCATGGGTGCCGGCTACGACTCGGCCGGCGAACGTTGCATGGCGATCTCGGTCGCGGTCCCGGTGGGCGCGGAGACCGCCGATCGGCTTATCGCCAAGCTGACCCCCAAGGTGCAGTCGCTCAATGTCGCCCCTTACACCGATCCCAATTCAGACATGGGACCCGTCATCAGCCGAGAAGCTCTCGACCGGATCAAGGGATACATTGCCGAGGGCGAAGCCGCGGGCGCGAAGCTGGTGGTCGATGGCCGCAATCTCAAGCTTCAGGGGTACGAGGGCGGATATTTCCTCGGAGGCTGCCTGTTCGACAACGTCACCACCGACATGTCGATCTACAAGAACGAGATTTTCGGGCCGGTCGTGTCGGTCGTGCGCGCCAAGGGTTATGCGGAGGCCGTCGATATGATCAATTCCCATGAATATGGAAACGGCACCGCAATCTTCACCCGCGACGGCGATACGGCGCGTGACTTCTTCAGCCGCGTGAAGATCGGCATGGTGGGCGTGAACGTTCCGATTCCGGTGCCGGTGGCCTATCACTCCTTCGGCGGCTGGAAGAGATCGCTCTTCGGCGATCACCACATCCATGGCATGGAGGGCGTGCGCTTCAACACCCGTCTCAAAACGATGACCACGCGCTGGCCTTCCGGCATCCGCGAAGGCGCGGTCTTCAACTTCCATTCCGGTTCCGACACCAAGGCTTGA